The following nucleotide sequence is from Ornithodoros turicata isolate Travis chromosome 2, ASM3712646v1, whole genome shotgun sequence.
TCACGCAAAAACGCGCTCTACGgcgtttttgcgattttttctcACGCGAAAGGGCGGTAGTAGGTATCAGCGTATGCCACACAGTTACAGTCCAGTATGTAGAAAAAACGTCGTCCCCGTCACTTGTACGTAGGGCGCATAGGGTTGTCTCAAACTTCGGCCCGAGTGCTCCGTCGTGCGCTCCGATGAGGCACCGTCGTGCGCGcatcaatttttttctcggcatCCGTTCCGATTTGAAGTTCCAGATTTGTGCCAATGTTCATCACaaagatgtggctttcacacaaaaaaatatatagCAAAATCGAAGGACCTCGACGAACGGGCTTGCCTGAATTGAGATGAAATCACCCAtcactgaaataacaatataataaagctggtaatatgattagggaagtaaaaacatttattcgttatttctagagcctttagtgtatttttatagcgcactttttctgacagggcttgaacgtatcagaccgcacggatttaatgaagctgcactgtctaagcagctagtctcgttagaactttagactgaagccatgggtacgttgaaacgatcacatcaataagcagcctagcaaaaaacaattctttaagacaatgttcttcgtgcgtaccggtctgtgagcacttgactatacatacgaataatcctgaaactttttttctgctgcttttatcgtttggtactgcagtacttactcggtagcctctgactttgcctctgacttgattttcttagttggccgttgtgaattgtgagctgtagaacgggttacagtgctcaagctaagccggcggttattctttctgcatggcagacgcggaatccacacttcaagtcaagtggacgtgctcttgcgcactgaggaGGGGGACATCGGGTAGCGCAGTTCCAAaagccgtgaggttggtcctgtgtaaggcgttttcggcgcgcccgccgtagaaagagacggaagagattcttttggaaccaactagaagccgcgcgcgcccACGAGCGCGTCCCAGGGCAGGGCCCACGGCCTCCTCTCCGGGCGACCTTGTGCGATGGAGCGCGCACGCGGacgtaatacccctgtcacacggcaaattgaatgtcattcccagcgaatgacattcgcagtgaatgtcattcgtttcgtgtcacacgaCGAAAGCGAATGCCAATCaatgcgaatgatattcgcccagcgaatgagttcgAGGAACgcattcgcttttccctctcgcaccgaaTGCGTATCCTGGTCAGCAGAGGcgtagcaaaaacaacaacgataatCCGTAAGGAGAAACTAaacacgaatgaaaagttgtgttCCAATATTGTATCAGGTACTTAATAACTTTTGACGTGGAGGAATGAAGTTTAACGCTGTTTTTTTAAAGGACTACTCTCGTTCCTAGTCTACTCCCACGCCGCCCGCGCCATCATTGACACTGATTGACAGACATATCGGACGCGTCGTGTTCCGTGAGACTGCGGAAAGACTTTTGAACCGTAATGGAAGGAGACCCTCGGACAGCTGCACAGTGTGCACcgatagaaaaagaaagagcacAGTGGACCGACAATGAAACTTTCGCTGTCATACGTTTGTGGGAGGACCACTTGAACGATTTGCGTCGTGCAAAGCGAAACTTCAAGGTGTATGGGCAGATCACGGAGAAGCTTTCTGCCCAAGGAATTGTGAAATCGGTGAAAGAAGTGAAAACTAAAATTGAAAACCTGGGGAACCGTTATAGGTGAGCAACCCATTGTTTCACACACGTCTTCTTTGTAGTACATATTTGAGGGTTTCGAGCTGCTTGGTGAAGCTTTCCGTAGAGCTCACTGTTGTTGTTTGTACTAGTCCTGAAGTGATAAAGGACACGTCTGCTTGAGCATGTGACAGTCATAGCATGTTTGGCACTGCGACGTTCACGTGCGCGAGCAGAAGCAGGTAAACGATCTATTGCGTTATTAGGGTGGGCGTCCTTTTGTGGTCACTCATTCAGTGTGGTGTTTTAAGTAACGTTGTAATGTGTAACAACGGCACAGGGGTTTCGTTGGGAAAATCCTAATGTCTGCATATAGCTGTCCATAATTGGAAGATGGTTGCATGAAAGTTTGCATGACAGGGAGCACATGAGTGACATGACCAATACTCAAGAACCAGTATCCTCTAAACGCTgcttgtttttcaggaaccaaaaccgaaaaaaaaccaCAGGGTCTGGAGGAATTCGGTGGAAATTTTATTGGGATATCCATCGTTTCCTAGGGTCCCTACCCATGAATGACACCAGCCTGATGGACGAGTCTGCCTGTGGAGACCACACCTCCGTTGAGCAGGTGCAGTGGTGTCACCATTTTGTGCTTTCACTTTTCACCATATGCAGCCTAATTTCTTGCATATGATGCACTTGTTGGTACACGTTGAACACTCTGCTTTCAGATAATCAATGGCATGCAGCATGGACATGGTGAAACCCATGTAGAAGAGCAGGCATTCCACGAATTTGATGCAACGCTGGAATCAGAACAGTCAGAGATGCACATGTTAAGTGCTAGAAGTGACACGAACAGCCCAGTGCCGTCGACATCTTCATGTGAAAGTTCAGAAACCAACCAGCGAAGGGTGCAGAAagagaaaccgaaacaagcgacACAGCGGACACTACTTGCACAACTGCTTGATGAGCAGCGTCAGCTACGTTGCGAGCTAAAAGAAGCGCGCAAGGAGGAAATGGACTTAAGACGGAGAGAAATTGAGGTCATGGAGGACGCTACAAGAACAGAAAAAGTCTTAGTGCAAGCCCTTGTACAGTTCCTAGAAAAATAAATTGCATTAACCTTGTGAAGGGTACGGTCACATGAACTGTCCCAGTGCGACTGTGCCACtgaaattgaacctctgtatgcaataaggggataagtcgaaaaatctcaAGCCGAGAAAAGGGGCCAGATCTGATTGTccctcctgtagcgggccaataaattcCAACACGGTTCTAAattttggcaggtacataccgGTATGTAGATATCATTGAAGACGGAATAGTAAAatggggataagtcgacttatccccttatttcATAGAGGGGTTCAATTGCACGCAGATCAGTGATTCACAGATGTCGGTTGCAATTTCTACCCCACCCCTTGGGAAATGCTAATCAGGCGGCTAAAAAATTTGATGGACCTCTGTGGATGCACTATTCTTCCTGCAGCTCCAGTGGCATGGCTGCACCCTTCATAGAATTATAGACCACACTACAgccctttttctttatttggccTCCACTGTACATTTGTCTCTAGGCATGCTTATCGACAGTAATTAAAAGACACATGGGCAGTCAGCCACAGGAAGTTCTGCCCACTTTCACGAAGTCTGCTGACGCCGCTTCCAGAAATACTGTGTGAGGGCACGTCTCACTTCCTGTCCTCCATGATGACACATATCTGTGCTGTGACGTGGTTGTTCGTAGAGAGCATCATATTCATGTGCATCTCGTTCCCACTGGTGCTCCACATTATCGTTGAATGCTTCGCAGATGTTGTGAAGTATGCACGACGTCCTCACCGCTTGTTTCGCATTGGGCAAGGTGCATTCTAGTCTCTTCATGATAAACCTGAAGCGAGCCTTCAGCCTTCCAAAAGCGTTTTCGACTATTCGTCTTGTTTTCGACAAGTTATAGTTGAAAAGTGCCTCTGGAGTTTCACTCACAGCGTTTGCGTATGGCTTCATTAGGCTCGGGGAGAGAGGGAATGCTTGATCGCACAGAATGATTGGCGATACAGGGACATCCTCGATCACTGACACTGGTGTCTGGAAATGTGCACTGTTCACCAACTCACACAGCTTTGAACGTCCATACACGTGGGCATCGTGGCACCTTCCGGGGCTTCCAACATTTATATAGCGGAACCGGTACCGATGATCCACTAAGGCCAGGAGTATCACACTGTACCTGTGCAGTAGAAGTTTAGTGGGTAAGTACGCAATGTGCACAAATAACTAAATTAAATGAGAAGTAATCCGAAAGACAAGACCGGCTAGTAATTTGtccgtttttttccccttagTTTTACATTAGTACATGTACGTTTGTGAGGAGTTCCTTTATGTAAACACAAGCGCTGCAAAGAACTTACCACCCTTTATAGTTATAGTAGTCGACAGCGTTGTTCTTTGGTGGCGAGACAGCAAAGTGACAGCCGTCCAAGGCGCCGACTCCCTGTGGGAAGCCACTCACTGCGTAGAACTCTCGCATGTGTTCCCCCATCTCGCCAGGACTAACCATTCGCAGCCACTCGTCTTCGAGCTCCTGGATGACAGCCTTCGCAAACTGTCTGTAGACTACGTTCACAGTAGACCTACCAACCCCAAATAAATGCGCAATAGTTCTGTCCTCAGCTGTGTGGATAAAGGCCGATGGCCACCCTCTTTTCAACCGAAATTGGTTGCCTCATGTTGGTCGTCTGATGCTCTAGAACGTGCCTGCATGACTCCACTAAGTAACGGAACGTAACAGGGCACACTCGAAGTGCCTGTTTGAAGTGGAACTCGCCCAAATGGGGGAGAGTATCTTCAAACCATCGCTCGTTGCGCTGAAAGGCCCATCGTTCACGTTGAACTCCACCTAGCAACACAGCAGTCATTGCGATGGCATTGGCATGCAAGCGTAGTTCAATACTTCGAACAGCCCTTGTCCGCTCACGTATGGCAAGTCGCAGTCGTCTGTGCTGAGCATGTCGCTTCAAATGCAAGCACAACAGTGTGGCAATAACACGGTTCAACTGTACATTGTCACTGTCAGCCAGCGGCACTACGTCTTCAGCGCGCGCCGCCATGTTGCCGAATATGGTCTAGATGGGTACTTGTCTTGGCTTGTAACACTTAGTCAACTGAGCGTCGCCTGAAACCACGGTCTGAAACGCAATGATTTTGTGAAATAACCTAATGTTTCACGGGTTTagaggaaaataaataaaaatataaggAATGTTCCTGTATATTACATCATATGTTCGGCCTTGGTGTCTTGATCATCGacagtgacatcatttgcgaatgacattctttttcttcgtgtagctccatgcaatacaaacgaatgacattcactgcgaatgtcattcgctgggaatgacattcaatttgccgtgtgacaggggtataagctTCGAATgaatttatggtcgacatgtctacgccgctgcggcctggcttgtactaccgcctgagcgagcgccgccgaccctaagtctcacaacagcctcaatatttgcgtcCTTTTTTTAGTATCTAGTATCGTTAGAATAAAtgatacactaaaaatgtattttcggtACCGGTactccgatactctcatttttggcacgcgatacctaataccgatacacaaaatgtatcgaaagattgtatcgaagatacatgtatctgcgaTACTGCCCACCACTGCTCCAAACAGACACATTATTCAGTGCACTCCGTCGTACTTGTGCCACGGGATGCCCTGCGGACAATAGCCCGGTGTCATCTTAACGTCGCTTTCGCTATCAATTAGTCAAGATACGTGTCGCTTATACGTACATTAATTTATTGCTGTGTGGGGAAGTGAGGTAAATTCGAAACGTCTTTCCACTTCAACCTCCCAAGAGAGCACGTTCAAATCGTACCAAAGGCCCGCAATAATCCATTTCATGTACGCAATATGTTGAGTCGCAGGCCATGAATTATGGTCTCCAACAATCATTGCATCTTAGATGGGAGGCAATAGGTGCAGCTGGGGTCGATTCACGTGAGGAGCGAGTGTTGCAGTGTGCATGACATCGCGTAGCCACATTGTCTTAGAGAGGCGATTATGTAATGAGGTGAGCATGTATTTGTGTCAGATTTCGTGTGGGTTTTACGAGTAGTTGAGCCAATAATGCATTTTGAATGGTAAATGAGCTCGCTAGAACTAAAGGAATTACATACTTGGATGTTGTGAGTCATGCTCTTTCATGGAGCATGATAATTGGGGAATGTTCGGCGAGCTCTTCAGTTGCCCCTTTGAAGCCTGCTTCATACTCTCACATTCGCAGATCGGAACACATAAGGCTATGCCATCAAGCCCAAGTAGAAGCTGAGAGAGGTAACTTGCGATGTCATATTGTTTGAGTGGACCTGCGAATGTCAAGCTGTGTACCAAGGCCGGGTCCACAAAATATCGCCAGAACCAGCACGTGAGTTCAAGTTACCCTTCGACTTGAATACAGATGCTTCACATTTTGGTACGGGGCTCACATTGTGCCAAAGAGGACTCTGCAGGGCAAGAACTGACGGCAGTGGGGTACGGTTCACCAGCATTTGCGAAGTCAGGGAGAATTTGGGACTGGGCTCTCGCCCCCACTCTttgacaaaattgcttggtccccggcaacgtccagcccaccaacgctctgccctcaaagctctcttgacctttttggataccataggacttcgatccttattgtggaggggctcattatctaattccccgcatcaccaccagcaatggggtagagtgtcgcccctggcgatgaaactccccattcatcatctcacaataaagttgttgttgttgggactGGAACGGAAAAGGAGGCCCTGACTGCTGTCTTCGACATTCGACTGTTCACTTCGCCATCTTCGCCATTGCTTGGAAGGTCGTCGATTCCAACTGTATTGCTACCTGAGGATTTGTCCCATCCTCCCGGTAGCAATACAAGATTCCAACTGTGCAACGGGGACAACCTGGCACTCTCACGTCGTAAGAGCAGCCCGGTAAATTTATCAGGTACAGCCATCCGATTTCCAGACTTCCATCGCATTCCTATTAGCCTAAACAGACGTCTTACGACTGTTCCGACAGTCCAGCCTCTCAGAGTAGACTGTGTAATCACTGAAGGAATTAACCTCTTGGATACGTATCTAGGTGTTGGTCTAGGTTACGTTTTTTCACGACCGAAGATAGACAGGAGGTACTTTGAGACGACACCTAGCAAGCATTCGCAAAGTGGGTTTGGTGGAGATAAAACGTTGCCGGCCAGGAAAGAGAACGCAGTGTTCCAGGTGCAGTCGGGTGGTGGCACCCGCAGTGCACCTGGAACCCCCCTCACCGCAGCCAACTGGAGTCAACTGAAACGCAGTgtactgcttgccgtagtcgaccGCGCTCAGACggtcaacgtcacgactatcgcaagggagaatcgtgcgtcctggaccggcTTCACAGAGAACTGTACCGACGCTGTGTCTGAGACGCTTCCAGGTGCAGTCACCTTGTAGCATGCACTATAGTGAACCATACAACCACTAACGTGAGCTCgaacagttgaaatatggcagtcgtcgaaaaagccccACAGCTGCGGGATTCTAGCCACGCACCTTTCGATGGCCGGTCGAGTGCGCTAAGCAATTACTCTACGCTGGCATATGCTTTCCGACGACATACCAAGGGGTCTCATTCAACTGACGGGACACGCGCTCACTTTCTTCACATTCtgaacacgatggaaagtaactgttctgaggctgaaacacacaaacagacgaacacGACGAGAGGTGCAATCGAGAGGTGCGTGGTGCGAGTCCcaccgctgtctggcttttttgaCGGCTGCCATAGTTCAAATGTTCATGTTCTTAtgaccttgaggcttgtgttggttgtgttcgtctgtttgtgtgtttcagcctcacaACAGTTACCAACTTGACTGACTAAACTTGACTTCGCTAACTGACGATGCCCATTATCTTGGAACTTGGTATTCAACAGCTGGCTTAGTTTTTAGTAAGTTATAGACCACTACTAGGGTCGCTGCGGTTGTGGACTACGCTACGGGTTTAGCGGATCGTACAACAAGGCTGAGAAACAGTTCAGGAAGGCTACCATAGAATTATTCGTCGTTCGTACTATCTGCTACTATCGTACTATCAGCAGCTTggtgatatactgcgactccaaggcagctctccagtgtatagcgaacatgggtatttgtggatcacttgcgcctgtggtTGTGGACATACTGGAGTAACGAAGCAGTCTTGAGATAAGTTGGCactctatctacttccagtgggttcctgcacactgcggcatccgcggcaatgatgaggctgacgaggctgcagcagctgcgtatcattcccgatcaagcgtgcggattaccctccccaaaggcgacaggcgaacattcctaaatgatgtggtgaggcctctcgcacatgcgcaatggtctcgggacattccatcaagagttctgatgcgtgaagtggaccctgactttggctttaccatgccttctcgtgtgcctcgccattttgcgtcgctgatacacaggcttcgtctcggggttgcattcacccccccccccatttcaagcatgtGATCGGCCGCTCCGACTCCATGCTGTGCTCTCGCTGTGCTCctttggcggataccaagcatgtgctccgcgactgccatctttacgccttccaaagagcagctctacagtgtcgcctgcagtcgatcacggccgcaccattcacattggcaacgattctcggcccttggtctaaccagatcgaccatcgccaagctcttgggtatttcaagatttttcttcgAGAcgctggtctcctctctaccctatgatctgcctgcgtacctgtgtgctgtgtgtgtgtgtttttgtgtgctgtggttttgcctaccgttctgatgtcttactgactccactgactatcgaccctatttagcatcgttcatcacctcatcatcaggacacatctcatcctgcccattgtgccttggggcagtgggccgcaccttatgtggcgaatttccttATTCAttttcattaatttatttgttgttgttgttgtgtcctTCTTTGCAGCTCACCAAAACAGACTCTGCTTACGTCACTGAAGCTGGTAGAACGCATGAAACGGAATATTTACAGCTGGCATGGCACGGGTGTgtaggctatcagaactgcgaTTTGGAGACGTGGTACCGATAGGGTCGTATCTGGAGGCACAACAAGTTTCCAGGACAAAATTTCGAGCTCTGACCCAGGCAGGCAGTGCTTAATCACATACGCAATTTAAATTGTGCCACATCCACTATACTTTCAATGTCAAGCGGCTAATAtaatttttcttcgttttcaaCAGGATCTGTACAGGATCCATCTCGTGTAATTATTCATGCGTTTTGCTGGCCTTGACAATTAGGCCGAGAAACGTATGCCAGATTCATGCTGGACACCAATGCTTAAAACCAAACCAGACCAACACAAATGCGAGAAATAATCCACTGCTCGGCAGAAGTTCTCGAGCCTTGCTGCGTCGAGAAACGGTCACCGTTATAGCATTTCAGGCGAGGGCACCTTACTTACGAGCTCCTTGAACGTGGGCACGGAGCCATTTCTCTCGTCTTTGTTGGATGTGCGAGATGCGATTAATCAAAGCGATCCCTCCTCTGTAGCTGCACCGAGGCGGAAAAGGCGATGACTATTTAGAAAATTTATGAGAGCGTGCAATGTCCAGGGCGTCTTGTGCCTTTTAGTTGTGGTGGTCCACGGTAACGGTGGCCCAGCACGGAGTTTCCGGTTCTCGACCTAAGGAGAAGCAACGCAGGCGATAACAGTTTCAGTCGAAGCAACTGTATTTCTTGCTTGCTTAGTTCTTCAATTTCACTTCGCTGGCTTCTCAACTAAAATCGATGAAATCGAAGTAAAAAACTTGGAAACCTAGCAGAACACCTCTGGGCATGTCCAGATTGTGAACCTGTCTCAACGAAACACTGCTTTGTTgactgcttcggttatggtttaccccggcagacgctgctgctgcgcacaccgggaatgttgttgttgttgttcgtctaCCTCCGCCTatggccgtctcgtaatgcttgaagccgctctaagttcccatgagcccagGCGTGGGTCTGTTGGTCACAGGTCATCCGGGATTCCATTTCTACTTTCGTTCTTTGTGAGGCTGTTCTTCAAGTGCTTAATGTTTGCCTTCCCTTTTGATCGCAAATCGTTAGATGTACTCTCACGCCCTTGTTGCGCAACGTCGTCTACATTTTCGTACAAGGCGACTGTCGAAAAGTTTCATTACTGCAACTGTTGACACGTCTGTGTTGTTGGGTGTTTTATATTTATGCGCAGCGAACAAAATGGGGAGGTTAAAAATGGCACGTACGCTACCGGGCGTATGCAAATTGCTGAGCCAGCGTGAAAGTTCAAAAGAGCGGAGGCAATCCATTAGCTGTCGAAAGGCCCCAATATATATGGGCGAAAGTGTTTCCAAGCCCTGTTTTTATTCTGGAGTTTCTTTTCCTCGTGTAACATTTTCTTTCTTGTCAGCATTCTTCGGACAGTCGCGCGTGACATGTCATTCATTTTGTTTCAACCACATGAGGCAACACATTCCAGCTCTCGCAATTCTAGAAAAGTAATTAGTGGCAGTGTTGGAGGCTCTAACAATGAAGTGCTTCCGGTGGACTCCAGTGTACACTTTATTGTGCTGCTCCTTGTTTGTACGAAGGTAAGGGAGACGACAAGCCATGGAGCTAACGTTGACGAGAAAATGTTCTTCacttgatgaaagatgaaagtcactgaaaaggttagccagctgtagggatcgaacccacatcttctggattaccggtccaacctgtcccttctatgttgttccagcctcagaacatcagtttctctcttgttcttcACTTACTTAGTTCATCATCTTATTTTGTGTTTTAAACCTTCGAGCCTGTAAGCTATAGGCAAGATAATTTCTAAAGTGTCTAAATATATGCTCGACTCAGATGCAATTTTCATGCACGCAAGAACGGCATCGAAGTTGTTGCTGTTCTTGTTGCTTCTTGCATGCTTCCGCACTTGTCTTCAAATATCGCGGCAGAGGGAGCCTGCACTAAGCAAATTCCACTTCGACTCAAAGGAAAAGGACACTGACTGCCCCGAATTTATCTTCCGCGTCGCATTTATCGTAAACGGAAAGAAAGATATCTCAGTCTCACCGCGAAATAGTAACGATATAGAAGTGCATACCGGCATACTCAGACTTTTATAGTTGGCATGCAGGCACATTGGAGGCACACGCAGGCACACTTCAGTCTGTACCCAACTTCGACGCCTCCAATTGCAGCAGAGCACGAGCAATTTGCATACTGGAGTCACGGTTCCCCAGATGCATATGTGCACCAGATATTTCGAACTATAGGCGGACAACTATTGGGTGCAGTGAAGCCCACCAGTATATTGAATTGAGAAAGTTTAGAACGCTTTCTACTAAAAGCGAAGAAAGATATCGATCAACAACAGAATGACTGCCTTAAAAAAAAGTCATAAACAAGTGCAACAAAAAACTGGGGGGAACGGTCAATGAAATTCATGCGAGTTAAATGCCTCAGCATTAGGCATTCTCTTTAGGACAAAATTGGGGCACCTTATACTGTTCTATATCTGTTACAGATATATCAATGATCACAGAGACACTATTAAACGTATAGAGTATCATTTATTTGCAttgttgtttcttcttctttgctaGGGCGCCGTCTGACGTCTGACGTCGCACAATGAGCCTTCTAATGCTGATACATTAATAATgcttaatgatgatgatgataataataataatgttttattggtgcccaagaagcGCCACAGGGGCCGTAAAAGAACTTGGTGGCTACGCGACGCACAACAGGTCGATAACTACATGAACAACACAGCAGAcgacataaaagtagagaaaatgaaGCGTGTCCACGAAACTCGGACACATAAATTGGGAATGCATAGAGAGACAATCAGACAATCAGAGAGACAAGCAAAGTGCCTGTCGTGTCGACCCC
It contains:
- the LOC135384936 gene encoding uncharacterized protein LOC135384936, which translates into the protein MAARAEDVVPLADSDNVQLNRVIATLLCLHLKRHAQHRRLRLAIRERTRAVRSIELRLHANAIAMTAVLLGGVQRERWAFQRNERWFEDTLPHLGEFHFKQALRVCPVTFRYLVESCRHVLEHQTTNMRSTVNVVYRQFAKAVIQELEDEWLRMVSPGEMGEHMREFYAVSGFPQGVGALDGCHFAVSPPKNNAVDYYNYKGWYSVILLALVDHRYRFRYINVGSPGRCHDAHVYGRSKLCELVNSAHFQTPVSVIEDVPVSPIILCDQAFPLSPSLMKPYANAVSETPEALFNYNLSKTRRIVENAFGRLKARFRFIMKRLECTLPNAKQAVRTSCILHNICEAFNDNVEHQWERDAHEYDALYEQPRHSTDMCHHGGQEVRRALTQYFWKRRQQTS